A single window of Syntrophus aciditrophicus SB DNA harbors:
- a CDS encoding VOC family protein: MDIQRLDHICIAVRNLDEARRTWEPLLGKDKPDDAYVDEPEKIRVARYWIGEVGFELMESTAPDGDVAKFIEKNGEGVMLISFNVGKTREAVKELLDKGYPFIPDKRGEIVRPFRNCEYAFVHPKKLNGVLVEMIDDKEKRDF; this comes from the coding sequence ATGGATATCCAAAGGCTGGATCATATCTGCATTGCAGTCAGGAACCTGGATGAGGCCCGCAGGACATGGGAGCCGCTTTTGGGAAAAGACAAGCCGGACGACGCTTATGTGGACGAACCGGAAAAGATACGCGTCGCACGCTACTGGATAGGGGAAGTGGGATTTGAATTAATGGAATCCACAGCACCGGACGGCGATGTTGCCAAATTCATCGAAAAGAACGGCGAGGGTGTCATGCTTATCAGCTTCAATGTGGGAAAAACCCGCGAAGCCGTCAAGGAACTTCTGGACAAGGGGTATCCGTTCATACCCGATAAGCGGGGAGAGATTGTCCGTCCTTTCCGCAACTGTGAATATGCCTTTGTGCACCCGAAAAAACTCAACGGGGTTCTGGTTGAAATGATTGACGATAAAGAGAAGAGAGATTTCTGA
- a CDS encoding glycine zipper 2TM domain-containing protein has translation MKKRIILVLVLAAFVFVTSCQTMPNIPEERKGAATGAGMGAAAGAVLGSVLGKDTKSAVIGGLIGALVGGVLGHYYYDQKRTGTETAKRYDYDVSQGTLLRIEDVSTVPQIVKPGGNVELKMTYALLSDSKDAQLNIVETREIRLGNELVGNPEIRTTRGTGTFTSSIPLTLPETAKKGLYIVTYRIKSGTASDEMQASFTVK, from the coding sequence ATGAAAAAAAGGATAATTCTTGTTCTCGTTCTGGCGGCTTTCGTTTTTGTGACCAGTTGTCAGACAATGCCGAACATTCCGGAGGAGCGTAAAGGTGCGGCGACAGGCGCGGGAATGGGCGCGGCGGCAGGAGCCGTATTGGGCTCGGTTTTAGGAAAGGACACAAAAAGCGCTGTTATCGGAGGTCTTATCGGCGCTCTTGTCGGCGGCGTGCTCGGCCATTATTATTACGATCAGAAACGAACGGGTACGGAAACGGCAAAAAGATACGATTACGATGTCAGTCAGGGAACCCTGCTGAGAATTGAGGATGTTTCAACTGTTCCCCAGATTGTGAAACCAGGCGGCAACGTCGAACTCAAGATGACTTATGCTCTGTTGAGCGATTCGAAGGATGCACAGCTCAATATCGTTGAAACGAGAGAAATAAGACTGGGGAATGAACTTGTAGGCAACCCGGAAATACGGACAACCAGGGGAACGGGGACCTTTACTTCAAGCATTCCCTTAACATTGCCGGAGACCGCGAAAAAAGGCCTTTACATCGTTACCTACAGGATTAAATCGGGAACAGCCTCAGACGAAATGCAGGCATCCTTTACTGTAAAATGA
- a CDS encoding BON domain-containing protein, with protein sequence MAKSKIIARTLISLLLMVALLGCASTPTSSSTGEFIDDSVITTKVKTLLAQDAGLKVFQISVETYKGVVQLSGFVDSQKTKEHAEKIARSVQGVVSVKNNLILK encoded by the coding sequence ATGGCTAAATCAAAGATAATCGCAAGAACGTTAATCAGTCTGCTTCTGATGGTTGCCCTGCTGGGCTGTGCGTCAACTCCTACATCGTCAAGCACCGGGGAATTTATTGATGATTCCGTCATTACCACTAAAGTAAAAACGTTGCTGGCTCAGGATGCAGGCCTGAAGGTGTTTCAAATCAGTGTGGAGACATACAAAGGCGTGGTTCAGTTGAGCGGTTTTGTAGACAGCCAGAAAACTAAGGAACACGCTGAAAAAATTGCAAGAAGCGTCCAGGGGGTAGTTTCCGTAAAGAACAATTTGATTCTAAAATAA